A segment of the Allosaccharopolyspora coralli genome:
CGTACCCCATCCAGCGGGACGCCTACGATACGCGCACCTCTCGTGACCGTCAGTGGGGATGGGAGGGGGCGCGACCTCCTCTCGGCTACTCGGCCGAGTGACCGTCCACCGTGTATGGGTGAAGCGACCAATCCGGTGATTCCCCTGCTCCGAATCCACCAGCGGTGGACGATGCCCCTGTCGGTGCATCCCGGCCGACACAGAGACCTCCAGCAGAAGGGACACGAGCATGGCGGAGCCGACGGTGGAGGTGGTGTTGCCCTGTCTGGACGAGGCAGCGGCACTGCCCGCCGTGATCGACGCGATCCACGCGATCGACGGGATGCGCGCGCTGGTGGTGGACAACGGGTCGACCGACGGGTCACCGGAGGTCGCCGCCGCACACGGTGCGCGGGTCGTGCACGAGCCGCGGCGCGGCTACGGTGCCGCCGCGCACACGGGGTTGGTCAGCGCGACCGCCGAGATCGTGTGCGTGATGGACGCGGACGGATCGATCGACGCGGCACAACTCCCCGAGCTCATCGAACCCGTCGACTCACGCCGGGCGACGCTCGTCACCGGCCGCAGGGTCGTCACTGATCTGGGTGGATTTCCGTGGCACGCGCGGGCGGGAAACGCCCTGATCGCATGGATGGTGCGCCGTCGCGGGGTCGACGTGCACGATCTCGCTCCGGTGCGGGTGGCACGGCGCGCGGACCTCGTGGAACTCGACATTCGCGACCGAGCGTTCGGGTATCCGCTGGAGCTGCTGCTGCGCGCCGGTGAGGCCGGCTGGACCTTGGTCGAGAAGCCGGTCCGCTACCTGCCTCGTACCGCCGGAACCAAGTCGAAAGTGGCCGGCTCGGTGAAGGGCACCGCACGGGCGGTGCGAGACATGGCGCAGGTTCTGCGGTGATCGCGGGCGACCCGGTCGCCCTTCCCGGTGAGGAAGGGGGCGAGCGCTGATGCAGGCGCTGTTCGACCTCGCCCTGAGGGGTGACGCGCGGCAGCTCGAGCACGACGACGGCACCATCTCGTCGCTGGCGGTGCGGCGCTGGCACGGCCACCCGGACGAGGTGGACGTGCTGCTCATCGAGCGGTGCAGGGGCGCCACTCTGGACGTCGGGTGCGGACCGGGCCGGATGACGGTGGGCCTGACGCGGCGCGGTCTGCCTGCGATGGGGATCGACACCTCGGCGGAGGCGGTCCGGATGACCGTGCGACGCGGTGGGGTGGCCGTGCAGTGCGACATCTTCGACCCGGTCCCCGCCGAAGGCCAGTGGGACCACGTGCTGCTGGCCGACTGCAACCTCGGTATCGGTGGTGACCTCGCGGTGCTGCTCGGCCGCGTGCACGACGTGCTCAGCTGCGGAGGAAGCGCGCTGGTGGAGGTCGCCGCTCCCGGTACCGGCCTCCGTGAGGGCACCGCGAGATTCGGCGATGGCCCGTGGTTCCCCTGGACGCAGGCCGACGCGGAAGCGGTCACCCGCCTCGGCGAGGAAGCGAAGCTGGTGACCACCTGGACGGCCGAACGGTCCGGACGCTGGCTGGTGGAGCTGACCCGACGCTGACTGACCACCGCACGTGCGGGCAACTCCGTCGCATCCCCTCGTGCGACCTGCGCGGGTTCCGAACCACTGAGCGGGCATGGGAACGCGGTTAGGTGGTCCGGTACCGCCGGGTACAAGAGCCAGCTCCCACAATGCACTCCGAGGCACCGGAGGCCGCAGCAACGCTCTGCGTCCGACTGACCCGGTGCCCGGAGTGCCCGCGCCGGTCGCACGTGTGGTGCGATACGTGCGGCGTGCGCCCGGCACGTCCTTCGTCAGGACAGGAAGCAGCATGAGCACCTTTCCCGCAGAGTCGACCCGCACCACACAGCAGGTGCGACCGTGACCGTCGTACTCGCCGGGTGTGGCGATCTCGGCACCGAGATCGGCCTGCGGTTCGCCGGGACGGGTCGCCGGGTGCTCGGCCTGCGTCGCCGGACGGACGTGCTTCCGCCGCAGATCGCGGGACTCCGTGTCGACCTCGCCCACGAGGTGCCGACGCTCCCGGACGACACCGAGACCGTCGTCGTGGTCCTCACCGCCGACCGGCGGACCGCGGACGGGTACCGCACGACCTATCTCCGTGGACTCACCCACGTCCTGGACTCGCTGAATACTGTTCAGGCACAACCGCGCGTGCTGCTCGTGTCCTCGACGGCGGTGTACGGGGTGAACGACGGCAGCTGGGTGGACGAAGACACTCCCGCCGAGCCTCGTTCGGCGACCGGCCGGGTCTTGCTGGAGGTCGAGAGCGAACTGCTCCGGCGGCGCCCGGGCGCGACGATCCTTCGGCTGACCGGGCTCTACGGCCCCGGGCGCGGCCGCATGATCGAGCGGGTGCGTGCCGGAACGGTCGAGGAACCAACGACCCCCACCTACACGAACCGGATTCATCGTGACGACGCGGCAGCCGCAGTCCTGCACCTGGCGACGGCGGTGACGGCCCCGGACTCGGTGTACGTCGGCGTCGACGACGCCCCGGTCGAGCGCAGTCACCTACTTCGGTTCCTCGCCGACGAGCTCGGCGTGGAAGCCCCGCCCTCCGACGAGGGGGACGCAGCCCCCGGCGGCAAGCGGTTCCGCAACACCCTGCTGCGGGCCACGGGCTTCGAGTTCGCGTACCCGACCTACCGCGAGGGGTACCGAGCCGTGCTCGCCGGCAACGGCACGCGGCACCCCTGAGCGGGTACCGTGCGGGCGTGAACGAAGAGTTTCGGTCGGGTCGCGAGCACGCGCTCGTCCTCGCCCGGCGTGAGCGTGCGGTGACGACGCGATGACGGACCCCACCCGCGAGCGGGAGATCGTGGCCGTCGCACACAACATGCGTTCGGCCTACAACGTGGGCGCGCTGCTGCGGATCGCCGACGTGTTCTCTTTGTCCACTGTGTACTGTACCGGGTACACGCCGTATCCCGAGCAGGAACGCGACCACCGCTCCCCCGAGCTCGTCCACAAGC
Coding sequences within it:
- a CDS encoding glycosyltransferase family 2 protein, with the translated sequence MAEPTVEVVLPCLDEAAALPAVIDAIHAIDGMRALVVDNGSTDGSPEVAAAHGARVVHEPRRGYGAAAHTGLVSATAEIVCVMDADGSIDAAQLPELIEPVDSRRATLVTGRRVVTDLGGFPWHARAGNALIAWMVRRRGVDVHDLAPVRVARRADLVELDIRDRAFGYPLELLLRAGEAGWTLVEKPVRYLPRTAGTKSKVAGSVKGTARAVRDMAQVLR
- a CDS encoding methyltransferase domain-containing protein, whose translation is MQALFDLALRGDARQLEHDDGTISSLAVRRWHGHPDEVDVLLIERCRGATLDVGCGPGRMTVGLTRRGLPAMGIDTSAEAVRMTVRRGGVAVQCDIFDPVPAEGQWDHVLLADCNLGIGGDLAVLLGRVHDVLSCGGSALVEVAAPGTGLREGTARFGDGPWFPWTQADAEAVTRLGEEAKLVTTWTAERSGRWLVELTRR
- a CDS encoding NAD-dependent epimerase/dehydratase family protein, which codes for MTVVLAGCGDLGTEIGLRFAGTGRRVLGLRRRTDVLPPQIAGLRVDLAHEVPTLPDDTETVVVVLTADRRTADGYRTTYLRGLTHVLDSLNTVQAQPRVLLVSSTAVYGVNDGSWVDEDTPAEPRSATGRVLLEVESELLRRRPGATILRLTGLYGPGRGRMIERVRAGTVEEPTTPTYTNRIHRDDAAAAVLHLATAVTAPDSVYVGVDDAPVERSHLLRFLADELGVEAPPSDEGDAAPGGKRFRNTLLRATGFEFAYPTYREGYRAVLAGNGTRHP